Proteins encoded in a region of the Mixophyes fleayi isolate aMixFle1 chromosome 5, aMixFle1.hap1, whole genome shotgun sequence genome:
- the TMEM74 gene encoding transmembrane protein 74 has translation MACMELHHMNGQPQILDECNNVDWGYNVKDPKSFCYDNHCVTSALSPDQYESISLATSDEVASAQLSQDEFGNGRRKACCVEEVETSFTYVDENVNIELMTHPPSKNGHGHQHHNPDRENQQDGIHEASIMSDDDATSEASGKSVDYGFISAVTFLITGILLVIISYLFPRDIRSDPNSIPAREMEQIEKKNAIIGAHLDRCVIAGLCLLTLGGVVLSILLMISMWKGELYRRKAFASKDSAKLYGSINFNHSKSGGNENTLVQEETIDIVN, from the coding sequence ATGGCCTGCATGGAGCTTCATCATATGAACGGACAGCCACAAATACTAGACGAGTGCAACAATGTGGACTGGGGTTATAATGTCAAGGATCCAAAGTCCTTTTGTTATGACAACCATTGTGTGACTTCTGCCTTGTCACCAGATCAATATGAGTCTATATCTTTAGCAACATCAGATGAGGTTGCCAGTGCTCAACTATCTCAAGATGAGTTTGGAAATGGAAGAAGAAAGGCTTGCTGTGTTGAAGAAGTGGAAACTTCTTTTACTTATGTGGATGAAAACGTAAACATAGAACTTATGACCCATCCACCTTCTAAGAACGGCCATGGGCATCAACATCATAACCCCGATAGAGAAAACCAACAAGACGGCATTCATGAGGCCTCTATAATGTCCGATGATGACGCTACATCAGAGGCTTCTGGGAAGTCGGTAGATTATGGCTTCATCAGCGCGGTGACATTCCTGATAACTGGGATTCTTCTTGTCATAATTTCATACCTATTCCCCAGAGACATTAGATCAGATCCAAATTCCATCCCGGCTAGAGAAATGGAACAAATCGAGAAGAAAAATGCAATTATTGGAGCACACTTGGATAGGTGTGTGATTGCCGGGCTGTGTCTTCTAACCCTTGGTGGCGTCGTCTTGTCAATTTTATTAATGATATCAATGTGGAAAGGTGAACTCTACAGGAGGAAGGCGTTTGCTTCCAAAGACTCTGCCAAACTGTATGGATCCATTAATTTTAACCACTCCAAGTCTGGCGGAAATGAGAATACCTTGGTACAGGAAGAAACCATTGACATAGTTAATTAA